In the Clostridium beijerinckii genome, one interval contains:
- the hrcA gene encoding heat-inducible transcriptional repressor HrcA — protein sequence MSIDDRKIRILQAIINDYIRTGDPVGSRTIAKNYNLGIGSATIRNEMADLEDMGYLEQPHASAGRIPSSKGYRLYVDQLMDNQMLTVEEDLRIKQYIIDSAMLEVDKIVKQTSALLSELTKLTCVIETPSVKRSFIKSIQLIKVDDHNLVSVFLTDTGVIKNHIMKLNNRVPEVETLTRINEVINNRLVNLSIQEINLEVINNLKKDLGAYEEIFNALLPILYETLNSADSTEVFMEGTTNIFNYPEYNDIDKAKEMLSLLNDKEALMELFNPQDNITVSIGDENYKPQARDCSIISAEYSFKDRPIGKIGLIGPRRINYSKVIMIMSEVIKELNNILSNPK from the coding sequence ATGAGTATTGATGACAGAAAAATAAGAATACTTCAAGCTATTATCAATGACTATATTCGAACAGGAGATCCTGTAGGATCAAGAACTATTGCTAAAAACTATAACTTAGGTATTGGGTCCGCAACAATAAGGAATGAGATGGCTGACCTTGAAGATATGGGATACTTAGAACAACCTCATGCTTCTGCAGGAAGAATTCCTTCTAGTAAGGGATATAGATTATATGTTGATCAGCTTATGGATAATCAGATGCTAACAGTTGAAGAAGATCTAAGGATAAAACAATATATAATCGATTCGGCAATGCTTGAAGTAGATAAAATAGTTAAGCAAACTAGCGCCTTATTGTCAGAACTTACTAAATTAACTTGTGTAATTGAGACACCATCAGTAAAAAGGAGCTTTATAAAGTCAATTCAGCTGATTAAAGTTGATGATCATAATTTAGTATCAGTTTTTTTAACAGATACTGGTGTCATAAAGAATCATATAATGAAGCTAAATAATAGGGTTCCTGAAGTTGAAACTTTAACACGAATAAATGAAGTTATAAATAATAGATTGGTGAATCTTTCTATACAAGAAATTAATTTAGAAGTAATTAATAACTTAAAAAAGGATCTAGGAGCCTATGAAGAAATATTCAATGCTTTATTGCCTATTTTATATGAGACTCTAAACTCGGCGGATTCTACAGAAGTATTCATGGAGGGAACTACCAACATATTTAATTATCCTGAATATAACGATATTGATAAAGCTAAAGAAATGCTATCGCTTTTGAATGATAAAGAAGCTTTGATGGAGCTGTTTAATCCTCAAGACAATATAACAGTCAGTATAGGGGATGAAAACTACAAGCCACAAGCTAGAGATTGTAGTATAATATCTGCTGAATATTCCTTTAAGGATAGGCCTATTGGGAAAATTGGATTAATTGGACCTAGAAGGATTAATTACTCAAAGGTAATAATGATTATGTCAGAAGTTATAAAAGAGCTTAATAATATATTGAGCAATCCAAAATAG
- the lepA gene encoding translation elongation factor 4 has translation MKSERQKHIRNFSIVAHIDHGKSTLADRLLETTGTLTKREMEEQVLDNMEIEKERGITIKSQAARLVYRRDDGEEYILNLIDTPGHVDFNYEVSRSLAACEGAILVVDATQGIQAQTLANCYLALDNDLEIAPVINKVDLPSARPDEVKKEIEDVIGIPAEEAPTISAKTGLNIGDVLECVVKTIPSPDGDEEAPLKALIFDSYYDSYKGVVCIVRVMDGRVKIGTKIKLMATNKVYDVTEVGVFTPGVLPISELSAGDVGYVTASIKNVRDARVGDTITEANRPTETALPGYKPAIPMVYSGIYPVDGAKYDELREALEKLQINDAALSFEPETSIALGFGFRCGFLGLLHMEIIQERVEREFNLDIITTAPSVIYKVIKTDGETLEITNPTNLPPLTEVDYMEEPVVKASIITPKDYVGAVMELCQDRRGIYIDMQYIEETRAVVNYDIPLNEIIYDFFDTLKSRTRGYASLDYEFKGYIRTKLVKLDILLNGDVVDALSMIVPEERAYHKGRGIAEKLKEIIPRQLFEIPIQAAVGSKIIARETVKAMRKDVLAKCYGGDISRKKKLLEKQKEGKKRMRQVGSVEVPQEAFMAVLKVD, from the coding sequence ATGAAAAGTGAAAGACAAAAACATATCAGAAATTTTTCAATTGTAGCACATATTGATCATGGTAAATCAACCCTTGCGGATAGATTACTTGAAACTACAGGAACCTTAACTAAAAGGGAAATGGAAGAGCAAGTTCTAGATAATATGGAGATAGAAAAAGAAAGAGGAATTACAATAAAGTCTCAAGCAGCGAGGCTTGTATATAGAAGAGACGATGGTGAAGAATACATTCTTAATTTAATTGACACTCCAGGACATGTAGATTTTAATTATGAAGTTTCAAGAAGTTTAGCAGCTTGCGAAGGAGCGATATTAGTTGTTGATGCAACACAAGGTATTCAAGCCCAAACTTTAGCTAATTGCTATTTAGCATTAGATAATGATTTGGAAATTGCACCAGTAATAAATAAAGTTGATCTGCCTTCTGCAAGACCCGATGAAGTTAAGAAAGAAATTGAAGATGTAATAGGAATTCCAGCAGAAGAAGCTCCTACTATATCTGCTAAAACAGGGCTTAATATAGGTGATGTATTAGAGTGTGTTGTTAAAACTATACCTTCACCTGATGGCGATGAAGAAGCTCCTTTAAAAGCATTAATTTTTGATTCTTACTACGATAGTTATAAAGGTGTTGTATGTATAGTTAGAGTGATGGACGGAAGAGTAAAGATTGGAACTAAAATTAAATTGATGGCTACTAATAAAGTTTATGACGTTACTGAAGTCGGAGTGTTTACTCCAGGAGTGCTTCCAATCAGTGAGTTAAGTGCTGGTGATGTTGGATATGTAACAGCATCCATAAAGAATGTTAGAGACGCAAGAGTTGGGGATACTATAACTGAAGCTAATAGGCCAACCGAAACAGCACTTCCAGGTTATAAACCTGCTATACCAATGGTTTATTCAGGAATATACCCAGTTGACGGAGCAAAGTATGATGAATTACGAGAAGCTCTTGAAAAGCTACAAATAAATGATGCGGCATTAAGCTTTGAGCCAGAAACATCTATTGCTTTAGGTTTTGGATTTAGATGTGGATTCTTAGGATTATTACATATGGAAATAATTCAAGAAAGAGTTGAAAGAGAATTTAATTTAGATATAATTACTACTGCACCATCTGTTATATATAAAGTAATCAAAACTGATGGAGAAACATTAGAAATAACAAATCCAACTAACCTACCACCTTTGACAGAAGTGGATTATATGGAGGAACCAGTAGTTAAGGCATCTATAATAACCCCAAAAGACTATGTTGGAGCAGTTATGGAGCTGTGTCAAGATAGAAGAGGTATATACATAGATATGCAATATATAGAAGAAACCAGAGCTGTTGTAAATTATGATATACCATTGAACGAAATTATATATGATTTCTTTGATACATTAAAATCTAGAACTAGAGGATATGCATCTTTAGACTATGAATTTAAAGGATATATTAGAACTAAATTAGTTAAGTTAGATATATTATTAAATGGGGATGTAGTTGATGCATTATCAATGATAGTTCCAGAGGAGAGAGCTTACCATAAAGGAAGAGGAATAGCTGAAAAGCTAAAAGAAATTATCCCAAGACAATTATTTGAAATTCCAATTCAAGCAGCAGTAGGATCTAAAATTATAGCAAGGGAAACCGTAAAAGCTATGAGAAAAGATGTATTAGCTAAATGTTATGGTGGAGATATCTCAAGAAAGAAGAAACTACTTGAAAAGCAAAAAGAAGGAAAGAAGAGAATGAGACAGGTTGGTTCTGTTGAAGTTCCACAAGAAGCATTCATGGCGGTATTAAAGGTAGATTAG
- the dnaK gene encoding molecular chaperone DnaK codes for MGKIIGIDLGTTNSCVAVMEGGEPTVIANSEGARTTPSVVSFQANGERLVGQVAKRQAITNPDKTVISIKRHMGTGYKVDIDGKQYSPQEISAMVLQKIKADAESYLGETVTQAVITVPAYFNDSQRQATKDAGKIAGLEVLRIINEPTAASLAYGLDKTDSAHKILVYDLGGGTFDVSILDLGDGVFEVLSTNGDTKLGGDDFDEKIMKYIADEFKASNGIDLMQDKMAVQRLKEASEKAKIELSASQQTNINLPFITADATGPKHIDLTLSRAKFNEITHDLVERSIEPMRKALADAKLSLNDIDKIILVGGSTRIPAVVEAVKNFTGKEPSKGVNPDECVAVGAAIQAGVLTGEVKDVVLLDVTPLTLGIETAGGIATPLIERNTTIPTKKSQVFSTAADNQTSVEINVVQGERQMAMDNKSLGQFTLSGIAPAPRGIPQIEVTFDIDANGIVKVSALDKGTGKEANITITASTNLSDDEVDKAVKEAEKFAEEDKKRKEKVEAVNNADQTIYQIEKTLNEVGDKATEDEKAAVRAKIEDLKKVKDGDDVEATKAAIEAVNQSFYPIATKMYQQAGGAEGAADPNAAAGGAQSAPHDDNVVDADFKVDEDK; via the coding sequence ATGGGAAAGATTATAGGAATTGATTTAGGAACTACAAATTCATGTGTAGCAGTTATGGAAGGTGGAGAACCAACAGTTATAGCAAACTCAGAAGGTGCTAGAACTACTCCTTCAGTAGTATCATTCCAAGCAAATGGAGAAAGATTAGTTGGTCAAGTAGCTAAAAGACAAGCGATTACTAATCCAGATAAAACAGTTATTTCAATAAAGAGACATATGGGAACTGGATATAAAGTTGATATAGATGGAAAACAATATTCACCACAAGAAATTTCTGCTATGGTTTTACAAAAAATAAAAGCAGATGCGGAAAGCTATTTAGGTGAAACAGTAACTCAAGCAGTTATTACTGTACCAGCTTACTTTAATGATAGCCAAAGACAAGCAACTAAGGATGCAGGTAAGATTGCAGGCCTTGAAGTATTAAGAATAATCAACGAACCAACAGCAGCATCATTAGCTTATGGTTTAGATAAAACAGATTCAGCTCACAAAATCCTAGTTTATGACTTAGGTGGTGGTACTTTCGATGTATCTATTCTAGATCTTGGAGATGGAGTGTTTGAAGTATTATCAACTAACGGTGATACAAAGCTTGGTGGAGACGATTTTGATGAGAAGATAATGAAATATATTGCAGATGAGTTTAAAGCTTCAAATGGAATTGACTTAATGCAAGATAAAATGGCAGTTCAAAGATTAAAAGAAGCTTCTGAAAAAGCTAAAATTGAATTATCAGCATCTCAACAAACAAATATAAATTTACCATTTATCACTGCTGATGCAACAGGTCCAAAGCATATAGATTTAACATTAAGCAGAGCTAAGTTTAATGAAATTACTCATGACCTAGTTGAAAGAAGTATTGAACCTATGAGAAAGGCATTAGCTGATGCTAAACTTTCATTAAATGATATAGATAAAATAATCTTAGTTGGTGGATCAACAAGAATTCCAGCAGTAGTAGAAGCTGTTAAGAACTTTACAGGAAAAGAACCATCTAAGGGAGTTAACCCAGATGAATGTGTTGCAGTTGGTGCAGCTATTCAAGCAGGTGTATTAACTGGTGAAGTTAAAGACGTGGTATTACTTGATGTTACTCCATTAACACTTGGAATTGAAACAGCAGGTGGTATAGCTACTCCATTAATCGAAAGAAATACAACTATTCCAACAAAGAAGAGTCAAGTATTCTCAACTGCTGCAGATAACCAAACATCAGTTGAAATTAATGTAGTTCAAGGTGAAAGACAAATGGCTATGGATAACAAGTCACTTGGACAATTCACATTATCAGGTATAGCTCCAGCACCAAGAGGAATTCCTCAAATCGAAGTTACATTTGATATAGATGCTAACGGTATTGTTAAAGTATCTGCATTAGATAAAGGAACTGGTAAAGAAGCAAATATCACAATTACTGCTTCAACTAACTTAAGTGATGATGAAGTAGATAAAGCTGTAAAAGAAGCAGAAAAATTTGCTGAAGAAGATAAGAAGAGAAAAGAAAAAGTTGAAGCTGTAAATAACGCAGACCAAACTATATATCAAATAGAAAAGACTTTAAATGAAGTTGGAGATAAAGCTACTGAGGATGAAAAGGCAGCAGTAAGAGCTAAAATTGAAGATCTTAAGAAAGTTAAAGATGGAGATGATGTAGAAGCTACTAAAGCTGCAATCGAAGCAGTAAATCAATCATTCTATCCAATAGCTACAAAGATGTATCAACAAGCTGGTGGAGCAGAAGGAGCAGCTGATCCAAATGCAGCAGCTGGAGGAGCTCAAAGTGCACCACATGATGATAATGTAGTAGATGCTGATTTCAAAGTAGATGAAGATAAATAA
- the grpE gene encoding nucleotide exchange factor GrpE → MEENRDVKNEELEKEEIADEVAEKDNETQESNDAAETNEASKEASENIEAAEEDQEDLVKNQEEENKKLREELDATKDRLLRLTAEYDNYRKRTAKEKEGIYSDAYVDVLKEIVPILDNLERAVAADGSIEDLKKGIEMTIKGCKDSFAKLGVEEIDATGEFDPNLHNAVMHIEDEELGKNVVAEVFQKGYKKDDKIIRHTMVKVAN, encoded by the coding sequence ATGGAAGAAAATAGAGATGTTAAAAATGAAGAACTAGAGAAAGAAGAAATTGCAGATGAAGTAGCAGAAAAGGATAATGAGACCCAAGAAAGTAATGATGCAGCAGAAACAAATGAAGCTAGCAAAGAGGCTTCAGAAAATATAGAAGCTGCTGAGGAAGATCAAGAAGATTTAGTAAAAAATCAAGAAGAGGAAAATAAGAAATTGAGAGAAGAATTAGATGCGACAAAAGATAGACTTTTAAGATTAACAGCTGAATATGATAACTATAGAAAAAGAACAGCTAAAGAAAAAGAAGGAATATATAGCGATGCATATGTAGATGTATTAAAAGAGATTGTTCCTATTCTTGACAATTTAGAAAGAGCTGTTGCAGCTGATGGTAGTATTGAAGACTTGAAAAAAGGAATTGAAATGACAATAAAGGGATGCAAAGATTCATTTGCAAAACTTGGTGTTGAAGAAATAGATGCTACTGGAGAATTTGATCCTAATCTTCATAATGCAGTAATGCATATAGAAGATGAAGAATTAGGTAAAAATGTAGTAGCAGAAGTTTTCCAAAAGGGATATAAGAAAGATGATAAGATAATAAGACATACTATGGTTAAAGTTGCTAATTAG
- the hemW gene encoding radical SAM family heme chaperone HemW, protein MRDISLYIHIPFCKQKCFYCDFPSYSGKEGLMNEYIEALSNEILQKGKEYRISSIFIGGGTPSYLNDLSLEKLLRTLNKLNLKDDFEFTVECNPGTLNEKNLNIMKEHNVNRISMGLQSTKNSLLKDIGRIHSYEEFEENYFLARKLGFNNINADLMFGLPNQTIEDWECSLRKVAELELDHISAYSLIIEEGTRFYKLYEEDKLNLPEEDKERIMYLTTKDILNGYGYHQYEISNYSKKGKECFHNKVYWKCDEYLGMGVSASSFIDKKRSKNMDNIKEYIKRINNKESVIEEIHVNDIKDDMEEFLFMGLRMIEGIKVEKFKERFNKDIYEVYGEIIEKNIKKGLLINNSGNLYLTSHGIEISNYVMSDFILS, encoded by the coding sequence ATGAGGGATATATCTTTATATATACATATTCCTTTTTGTAAACAGAAATGTTTTTATTGTGATTTTCCATCTTATTCAGGAAAAGAAGGATTAATGAACGAATATATAGAAGCGTTAAGTAATGAAATATTACAAAAAGGAAAAGAATACAGAATAAGTAGCATATTTATTGGAGGAGGAACGCCATCCTACTTGAATGACTTAAGTCTAGAAAAACTACTACGTACTTTAAATAAATTGAATTTGAAGGATGATTTTGAGTTTACAGTGGAGTGTAATCCAGGTACATTAAATGAAAAAAATCTAAATATTATGAAGGAACACAATGTTAATAGGATTAGCATGGGATTACAATCAACAAAAAACTCTTTATTAAAAGATATTGGAAGAATACATAGCTATGAAGAATTTGAAGAAAATTATTTTCTTGCTAGAAAGCTAGGATTTAATAATATAAATGCAGACTTGATGTTTGGATTGCCTAATCAAACTATTGAAGATTGGGAATGTTCTTTGCGAAAAGTAGCAGAACTTGAACTAGATCACATATCTGCATATAGCTTGATTATAGAAGAAGGAACTCGGTTTTATAAATTATATGAAGAAGATAAGTTGAATTTACCTGAAGAGGATAAAGAACGAATTATGTATTTGACAACTAAAGACATATTGAACGGGTATGGATATCATCAATATGAAATATCTAATTATTCAAAGAAAGGCAAAGAGTGCTTTCATAATAAAGTTTATTGGAAATGTGATGAATACTTAGGGATGGGGGTGTCTGCTAGTTCATTTATAGATAAAAAAAGAAGTAAAAATATGGACAATATTAAGGAATATATTAAAAGAATAAATAATAAAGAAAGTGTAATTGAAGAAATTCACGTAAATGATATTAAAGATGATATGGAAGAATTTTTATTTATGGGGCTTAGGATGATTGAAGGGATAAAAGTAGAGAAATTTAAAGAGCGATTTAATAAAGATATATATGAAGTGTATGGAGAAATCATTGAAAAAAATATTAAAAAAGGATTATTAATTAATAATTCGGGAAATCTATATCTAACTTCGCATGGCATAGAAATATCAAACTATGTAATGAGTGATTTCATTTTATCTTAA